GTTCCTCATCCCGTCGGCCGTCCTGTTCCGCCTCGTGGGACCGAAGCTCCGGGTATGGGTTTGCGCGGTCGCCGGCATCTCATTCTTCATCTACTTCTCGCTCGCCACCCCGCACGGCGTGTGGGCCGCCAGTTGTGTGTTGATCTTCATCTGGGAGGCGTCGTTTCGCCGGTTCTACGATCTGCGCTCCCGGATGTGTCTCATCGGGATTGGCATCAGCGTGTTGATGCTGGGCGTCTTCAAGTACTGGAACTTCTTCACCGGCGCCCTCTTCCTGCCCTGGGACACCCATCCCCTGTACTGGCATTCGGCGTTCCTTCCCCTGGGCATTTCCTTCTTCACGTTCGAGTTCATCCACTACGCCGCGGACCGGTACAAGGGCACGGTTGAGCGGGGCACGCTGGGGGAATACCTCGCGTTCATCTTCTTCTTCCCCACCATGGTCGCCGGGCCGATCAAACGCTTCCAGGACTTCCTCCCGTGCCTCCGCTCACCGAGCCTGGACACCGCGAGGGATTGGAACCGCGGCGTGACGCGGATCCTGGTGGGACTGGTCAAGAAGTTCATGCTCGCGGACCTGCTGACGAGCGTGACCGACCATCTCAATCGCGATGACATCCTGGCCGCGGATCGCCGCATGCTCCCGCTCTGGCTCCTCGCGTATGGCTGGAAGATCTACTTCGACTTCTCGGCCTACTCCGACATCGCCATTGGTTCGGGGCGACTCTTCGGCATCCGCATCCCGGAGAACTTCGACTGGCCCTATTTCCGGACCAACATCACTGAGTTCTGGCGGCATTGGCACATCTCGCTCTACCGCTGGCTGGTGGACTACGTCTTCATTCCGCTGGGCGGTTCGCGCGGCTCGGCGGCCTTTGCCTCACGCAACGTGCTGATCGTGATGCTGGTCAGCGGCTTGTGGCACGGGGCGGGCCTCAACTTCCTGGTGTGGGGCCTGTGGCACGGGACGCTGCTCGTCATCCACCGGGAGTGGCGACGACGACGGCCCCTGCCGGAGGGTGAACGGAAGGTCTTCCATCAGGCGGTGGCGCGGCTGTCCACGTACCTGCTCGTGAACATCGGATGGGCGTTCTTCGCCATGGACCTGCCCACGGCCGGTGTCTTCTTCCGGCGGCTGGTCGTCGGATGAGGTTCCACATGCGCTTGTTGCAATGGTTGAAGGAAGCCGCCGAGTACGCCGGCGGCGTGACGGAGGCACCGCCCCCGGGACTCAACCTCCCGCTGTCGAGCGTGGGGTGGGGCTTGTGGTGGACCGTGCTGCTGCTGCTCATCGCGTTGTTCTGCGGGCAGTCGTCGAAGTTCATCTACATCGATTTTTGAGGTGTCCTCCCATGCCGCTCCGGATCCTGTGGCGACAACTGCTGGTCGCGGCCGTGGGGCTGTGCGCGCTCAACGTCGGCATCGCGCGACTGGCCCGCAACTCCGTGCCCCGGCAGGTCCTCCGCCAGGCGTCGCGCACGTCCGGCACAACCGATCTGTTCCTGGGGAACTCGCTCATCCAGGCGGGCTTCGTTCCCAGCGTGTTCCAGGAGCGGAGGCCGGAGCGCGTCGCGGTGAACCTGGGGGTCGGCGCCACCTTCCCGGTGGAGCACCTGCAGATGTATGCCGCCAGCGATCCGGGGACGGTGCGGGCGGTGTACTACGGCTTCTTCGATGATCAGCTGACGCGCGTGCCCGAGGGCCGCTGGACGACGCTCGTGGGCAACCGCGCGCTGTCGTACTACGTGCGACCCGACATCGCGGAGCGGCTGTACGCGGCCGACTCCCTCTGGCACCGCGCGGCGTTTCGGGCTGTCTCGGTCGTGCCCATGCTCGTGGAGCGGCAGGCGCTCTGGGCCTGGGTCGAGCGGATTCGCCGGGGGCTCGGCGGTATCGGGATGCCTCGGGTGGAAACCAACCAGTTCGGCCGCGTGGCCGACTTCTCCCTGTTGGAGCAGGACGCCAGGGCCTTTGAGGACCACTGTCGCCAGGCGGTGGCCGCCGCCACGCCGCTGACGCCCGCGGTGGTGGAGATGGCCCGGAGGGCCCGGGCGGGTGGTGGTCAGTTCGTCGTCATCGAGATGCCGATGCCGTCGGCGCATCGGCGGCTCTACTACCAGAGCGAGGCGTGGAGGGCGTACCGCGCGATGGTGGAGTCAGCGCTTCGAAGCGAAGGGGCCCTGTATGTCGCTGCCGCCGACTGGATTGGCGACGACGGCTTCTCCGACGCCTTGCACCTGTCGCCAGACGGCGCGGTGAGGTTCACCCGAAGCCTGGCGGACTGGTCGGCCCGGGCCATGCCGAGCGTCCCCGCGCGGCCCTGACCTCTCTGCCAGGAGGCTGCGCAGTCATCTCATGAAGTCGCTGTCTCACTCGCGTTGACAGGTTCCGATGCCGCGCAAGAGCCTTGTCGCCCGCGCTCCTGCTTCACGTTGCTCCTCAGTGAAGTCCTGGAAGGGCAGCAGTCTGGCCTCTGGCCGCGGATCGATGGGCTGGAACGAATCCAACCCCGATCAGAGCCATCCGGCTCCTGATGCCCATTAAAACGAAAACGGGCTGGAGACCTTTCGGCCTCCAGCCCGCTTCGTCGATTGGTCGGGGAGACAGGATTTGAACCCGTGGACACGGGGTGCTCCAAACCCGCGACGGCGCACGCCTTTCGCTGAATCGTGAGTGAATCCGGCACTTCGAGTCCACGGGGGGGAAGCCCCACCTACCCCACCTCTCCCCCGAAGTCCCTTCCAGCCCTGGAGACATTTTGGAGACGGCGTCAGGAGCACACCGGCAACGCGCGCGGTCCCGATGCCAACTACCTCTTGGGGAAATTCCTCGCAGCCACGCTCACGGCCGCTCGGGGAGCTTGGCTTTCTTAAGATCAAATGAGGCCCAGCAACTTGTCGCGAGATCCACTCCCTTGGGAGGGAAACCAGCGTGAATGACCTTAAGGCCCTTCTTGTCGAGAAAATCGACGGCGGGGATAAAGTCCCGGTCACTGCTCACAAGCACCGCGACGTCATAGGACTTCTCCCAGGCCAGCCGGATCATGTCCGTCACTATGGCGGTATCAACCCCCTTCTCAACTGTGCCTGCCATGCTCCCACTACAGTGAGGGCAAACAGCTACAGAGGCATGGCACAACGGACAATCGGGAGGATTTTTCGGCTTGCGCTCCATGGCGGTCACCTGCACGCCTGGAAACCGATCAAGCACGTTCGTAGCCCAGTGTCGAAGCTTCGTATCTTCTGGTTTCTTGGGGTTATAGGACAGGTAGACGTGCAGGCCTTCGTATCGCATCCGGCCCTGCTGTCCGGCCTCCAAGGTCAGCTCGGCTGCACGCTGGGTAATCCACGGACCAAAAGTCTTCCAGTCTAGATGGAATTTTTTTCCAATCGCCTGATTGATCCCGAGCTGGAAGTTCCAGAAGTCAACGAAAATACGAACGCGAACGTCTGGTGCAGCTACAGGAGCAGCACCAGCACCCACGGGACCAGTCACAGCAGCTTTCCTAGGTCTAGAAAAAAATTCAGGGGGCAACCTGTGCAGGCGCCCCCTGGGGATCTAATAGCAGAAGCCGTGGCTGGTAGCCCAACCCGTATCTTCTGCGGGATTTGATGTGGGGAAGGTAACCGGGCTCGGCATATTGGTCAAGAGCTTCTTGGCTAAAACCCCTAGTACCCATCTAGGTACTTTGGGCTCTTGTCCTGGGGGGACTCCCCTCGGAGAAGTACTAGTTCGCCCCCTTGTTGGGAGAGCGAGAGAGCCAGAAACCGGTAATGCCGAATTTAGCAGGCCATATCCCCCTTCCTGGATACTGAACATCTGAGTCATGTGGGATATGCCCGACAGTCCCCTGCCGGGGTAAATGAACCCGGATAACAGTACCTGCCGCGCCGCCTAACCTAGCCGTCCTCTGTACCTAGCAGGCTGTTGAAAAGGGAGGGCGAGCCTTCTGACCTACGAGCTATTGGGGTGGGAATCCAACGTCTCATCCACGGGGTAGCAGGTCGTCACGAGGCGGAGGCAGCCGGAGGGGATGGTGGTTGGAGGGCCTCAGCGCGGACTTCAATGAGATGGAGCGTTTGTTTTTCATCCCTTGAAGGGTCGCTCGGTAACAGCCACCAGCTCGTGGCCAAGTTCCTCCAGGCATCGGGCCACCCAATCGCTCTCGGTGGAGTCCTCCAGTCAGTAGCGCTGGCGCCTTGGGGCGCCTGCTCAACAGTTCCCGTTGGACCCGAAGCCGCTGCTCCAGCACTACTCCGCCTCCCTCCGCCAGGATGCCCCCTTGCTGTCCCGCTTGTGCACGTCGATGCCCATGAACTCGCTGGCCCGCTCCCCCTGCCTTGGCGACCAAGTCCGCGCCGCCGCAATCTGGGCCTCGGTGGGCCTGCTTGCACATCCGTGGCTGGCTGGCCGGCCGTTCATCTCCTCTATGCTCTGGTCGCGGAAGGTGCGGGCCAACCTGGAGTTGCTAAAGGGATCCAAGCAGCGCCAAGCCATCGCGACGGAGGACGCACTCCTGGCCGGGGCGGGGACGCAGCCGTGAGCACGACGACGCCCATCCCCGAACTGGAGCGCGATGAATGTGGAGAGCCGTGCTCGTGGACCGATGCTGACGGGCTGTTCACCGGACCTGCGCAAGGTGGCTGAGGCTGCGCTGAACGAGGGGCGTAGCGTCGAGCTGCACACCGGGAGCAACCGGCAGGGCGTGTCGGTGGAGACGCTGGTGGTGGACGAGGACCGGGCCGGGCAGAGCGTAGGCGGCACTGCGGTGTGGGGTGACTGGAATTGGGCCACCCACACGCTCCGCACCGACGAGGACACGGACCTCGTGCTCACCGTCAACGGCGAACCCGCCGAGGAGAACTGATGCCCCGCCACGATAAGGACAGCACTCCGCCTGAGAATCAGCGCAAGCCCAAGGGCACCGTCGTAGGCACCGTCCGTGCGCCTCTAACCATGGATGAGATGGCGGCGCTCGGGTATCTGGTCCAGTTGCTCAGGGACTCACCGGGGAGTCCCCTCCAACGACTCAGGTGCCATTGGTCTCGCGCTTCTTCGTGATGCGCGGCGGCATGGGTTGAACGTCTATGTCCCTGGGCCTGCCGCCGCAACCGAAGACGTTGACTGGACGAGGGTTCAACACACTTGCAAGAAGTGCGGCGAGACGAAGCCGGTTGAACCAGAGGTCGGCGTCAGGATGCTCAACGGAGTCCCTCGGATTCAGAGTTGCTGCAAGGCCTGGCGTAGTGCTCCGATCCAGCCCCCCGAAGAACCAGTCGCCCGAATAGCCCGCATGAGACGCCACCACCCGCAGGCTGCACCGCCATGAGCACGGATACCGACTGGACGAAAGTGCCGAGAACCTGCCGGTTGTGTCAGACTCCTGGGACGGTAATCCCCGACTTCGGCATCTGGCAGGACCGCTCTGGCAAGTGCTTCGCAGAGGTGGACTGCGTGGCCTGCCAGAAGAAGACGACCTTGAAGAAGTTCGTGCGCATCGTGAGACGCCTAGTCCTGCGGTGGAAGCGATAGCCCGAAACTAAACGGCCCCGTCTCCGAGTGGAAGCGGGGCCGTCGTGCGTCTGGCCGAGAATCTCCTCTACTAATGCCCCAGCAGTGTTAAGTGCTCTGACGGTGCCAGTAGGCGATAGCCTGGAGTTCGGCCAGCCCGTAAACCATTTCGCGGCCTCGCCGAATATTCACATAGAATTTATTCTGCCCGATGAGAGACAACGCGCGAGCAATCGCTTCCTCTTCATCAGGGCAATCGACTCGCTGGTAGCTTGCTGGCGGCTCGGTTGAATTAGGAGCACGCATCAAGCGGTGATCCGACCACTCGACCTTCCATGCGTCATTCAACGATGACTTGCTACGGCTGTTGACTTTGGGATCATTAGCCTTGAGGGAACGGCGGCTGATATTGAACATGGCGTTCGGGCTGTCGCCCACCCGAGCCACCTTGAAGCCCGCTGCATGTGCAGCCGCAATGCACATGCCATTGGCTACATAGGCAAGGCCGCCCGGTGCAACCGTTCGCCAATGGCTCTCAACTTTGTGCTTCAGGCCATAGCTGCTCACACTCGCATTGATGGCCTTGGTTTTCTCAAGACGGGTAAGCCACTGGTAGCAGCGATCAAACTCCTCGATCGCGCTTGGCTTGAGCATCGCCGCTCGGTCTTTTGCGAACTCGCTTTCGATCTGCTCCCGAGTCTTGCTCTGCGGGCTATGAACTTCTAAGCCGAATGTCGTCAACTCAGGCATCGCGTCCATTGCATCCTTCACCAGAGGACGCATGGCAGCAAGACGAAGCATACCTTTGGGCGGGCACGGGTCTGCACCAATCTCGATGAGACGCTGCCAAGCAGCGTTGTCATCAAGCGCGGCCTGGATTGGGCCCTGCTTCAGGGCCGCCTTCAATGCGGCATTGGTTTTGAAGCCAAAGCCAGCAGCGATAGCTTCGGTGAGATGCGATGATGCAGCGGCCGACGCTAGTTCGGCTGCCTCACGCTTTAGAAGCTTGATGTAATCCAGATCAATAACGGCGTTCATTGTCGAACTCTTCGGGGTCGGTGTCCGCCGATTACGCACCGACCCATAGGGTCGGCAATGAACGAAGCTGAGCATCATCAGCCTGAGGAATTTCACCCGGCGGCAGGTGCGGTTTCCTTGGACCGAAGATGAATTTACACCATCGGCCAGCAGGTTCCAAGGGGGCGCGACTGCTCGGCCTCCCCTCTACCATGCAACTTCCTCCGGAAAGTCTCTTCTCCCTAGCGGGATAAGTCCGAGGAGAAGGCTTCGTCCCCGTACCCATTCGCAAGCGGGCGAGGCGTGATCAGCTAAGTAGGCCGCCAGAAGTTCCGAGACAAAATCCGGCCGCATGTCCAAATTCTGGGGCATGCGACCGGCAAGAAGCCCAGCCGAGCTGGGGCTGACAGCACACGACAGGAGGAAGCTGGAGCGAGCGTTGCGGCAGGCACGCGATGCTCGGCACTTCCGTCGCCTTCTGGCCATCAAGCTCATCGCCGAGGGCAAGAGCCCAGGTGAGGCAGCACACCTGGCGGCCTTGAGTCGTCCGGCCGTCTACTGCTGGTTGGAGCGCTACCTGGCAGAGCGCACCCCGTCAGCCCTGGTGGATGCACCGCGCTCGGGCCGCCCCAGAAAAGCCCCGCGTCTCACCTCCAAGCGCCTGAGGAGGGTGGTAGGCACAAGCCCGGAGAAGTCGGGCTGGGCGAGCCATGGATGGACGGTGCCGCTGCTGTGCACTCACTTCCAGCGCCAGGGGTTGGAGGTGTCACCCCGCACGCTGCGCCGACGGCTGCATGAGGCGGGGCTGGCTTGGAAGCGGCCTCGGTACATGTACGCGACGGCTGCATCTCACCTGGGGCAGAAAAAGGGGGCCTTGTTCGCCGTCTGAAGAGGCTCAAGCGCCAGTGGCCTCGTGCGGTACTGGTCGTCATGGGCAGCACCGTGCTGCGTTGGTTTCCACCGCTGCGCGCAGCCTGGGCGCCGGTGGGCAAGCAGGCGCAGGTGCGGATTACCGGCGAGAACGCCAAGCGCACGCTGTGGGGGGCCATCAATCCACGCACTGGGAGGCGCATCGTCATGGCGACCCAGCGCGGCAGACAGGAGGACTTCATGGCTTTCCTGCATGCCCTGCGCTCCTCCTCCCCCGGACGCCCGCTGCTGCTGTTGCTCGACAGGGCCAGTTGCCATACCGCCCAGAAATCTCAGCGGCTCGCCACGCGTCTCGGTGTCCACCTGGTGCTGCTGCCCAAGCAGCGCTCGGAACTCAACTGCATGGACCACCTCTGGCGCCCACTCAAGCAGCGTGTCTCCGCCAACCGGCAGTACCCCACGATGCAGCAGCACATCGATGCCGCCATCCAGTGGGTGCTGGGCCTGTCGCCCCAGGACGCCCTCCGCAAGGCCGGCTGCCTCGCCGAGGGCTTCTGGCTACGCGATTTGTTAGAGAACTTCTGGCGACCTACTTAGTGCCACTTACTCCTACAGCTGTAGTTCGGAAGACTCCGCAGGCTTCCTCCTGTTGAAGAAACAGGAGGGGGAGGAACGAGACCTCCCATGCAGCAGCCATCAGCCACAGAAGCGCAGGCACCGGAAGTCCGGCTGGTTGGCCGTCTCGTGACGGAGCTGGAGGAGATAGGCGCCTGGCTGCAGCCGCACTTCCGCAGGCGCGAGGCGCACGCCACTGCGGTCGAGTACGTGAAGGCCCTCCTGGGACGGGCACAGCGCAAGAATGTGTGGGGCCTTTCGGAGGATGCGGGGCATCAAGCGCCCTATGCCTTCCAGCACCTGCTGCTGCGAGCGAAGTGGGACGCGGATGCAGTACGCGACGACGTGCTGGAGTACGCGCGCAGGGCGTTGGGCGAAGGCGGCATCCTGGCGATGGACGAGACGGGCTTCCTGAAGAAAGGAGAGAAGTCCGTGGGCGTGGCGCGCCAGTACACGGGCACCGCGGGCAAGGTGGAGAACGCGCAAGTGGGCGTCTTCCTCTCGTACGTGACGCCTCGCGGGCATGCGCTGGTGGACCGGGAACTGTACCTGCCGGAGCCCTGGACGGAGGATGCGGCCCGCCGCAAAGCGGGAGGGATTCCGGACGAAGTGGGCTTCGAATCCAAACCGGCCCTCGCGCAAGGCATGCTGCAGCGGGCGCTGGGCGCGGGACTGAAGCCGGCGTGGGTGGTGGGGGACGAAGTCTATGGACGCGACAGCACCCTGCGCCGCTTCCTCGAAGACTTGCACCAGCCCTACGTGCTGGCGGTGGCCTCCAATACGCACGTCTGGCGCGGCTTCTACCAGGTGAAGCCTGGAGACATGGTGGAGGAGGTCCCTCCGGAGGACTGGACACGTCTGTCCGCAGGCGCGGGCACCAAGGGCCCTCGCCTCTATGATTGGGCGCGCATGCGGCTCAACCGGCACCTGGGCCTGTCGCGGTGGCTGCTCTTTCGCAGAGGCCTCGCGGACGGCAAGGTGGCCTTCTACGTCGCCCATGCCCGGCGCAATGCCTCACTGGAGTCGATGGTGCGCGCCGCGGGCAGCCGGTGGGCCGTGGAGGAGGACTTCGAATCCGCCAAGAACGAGGTGGGCCTCGCCGACTATGAGGTGCGCACCTGGACGGCCTGGCACCGGCATATGACGCTGTGCCTGGTGGCCCACGTCTTTCTCGCCGCCGCGCGTGCCGTGGCCAATCAGCAACTCCAGGAGGGCCTGCCCCCAAAAGCACTCGGCCTGCCGAGGCGCAGAAACCCCATGCGCGCGTTTCTCGCCCGGCGCGGCCTTCACTAACGGCCTTCGTCCGCTACTCCGTCCAGGAAGTGCGAGTGCTTCTGGTAGCGCTTCTGCGGCGTGTGGCGGCTCCGCTTGCGCATGTCCTCGCGTGGAGTCGCTGGCGACGCCACCACCAAGCCGTGGCCATGCAGTGCCACTATCGGGCCCGAAGGGCTCGGTTCAAACTGCAGCTGTAGGATTACAGCCTCTAACAAATGTGAGGGCAGAGGCGGCGTAGGAGCATGACGCAGCAACCGAGGACGAGGAATCCGAAGTGGACGTCGTCCCTGCGCTCGTCGCGGACGCGAAGGCGGCGCAGCTGGTTCTTCCAGGCCAGCGTGCGCTCCACGACCCATCGGTAGCGTCCGAGCCTTTCCTTGGACTCAACGCCGGGACGCGCGATGCGGGCGGCAATGCTGCGTAGACGAAGCCCGCTCCGGTTCTTCCTGGAGGCGTAGGCCTTGTCGGCGTGGAGTTTTCCCGGGCGAAAGCGGCGCTGCCCCGAAGGCATCCGCACCGCGGGCACGGAGTCGACGAGCGGGAAAAGTTCGTGCGTGTCGTGGACGTTGGCGGCCGTCACGGACTCGGTGAGCGGCAGCCCCTGGGCGTCTACGAGAAGATGATGCTTGCTACCCGCCTTCGCTCTATCCGTCGAGTTTGGGCCCGTGAGGGCCCCCTTTTTGACGCCCGGACGGACGAGGAGTCGATAGCGGCGCGGGAGAAGTCCACCTTGCCGCGCAGGCCCAGTTCATCCAGCAATCGCGCCTGGAGCTTTTCCCACACGCCAGCCCGGG
The sequence above is drawn from the Corallococcus sp. NCRR genome and encodes:
- a CDS encoding IS701 family transposase produces the protein MQQPSATEAQAPEVRLVGRLVTELEEIGAWLQPHFRRREAHATAVEYVKALLGRAQRKNVWGLSEDAGHQAPYAFQHLLLRAKWDADAVRDDVLEYARRALGEGGILAMDETGFLKKGEKSVGVARQYTGTAGKVENAQVGVFLSYVTPRGHALVDRELYLPEPWTEDAARRKAGGIPDEVGFESKPALAQGMLQRALGAGLKPAWVVGDEVYGRDSTLRRFLEDLHQPYVLAVASNTHVWRGFYQVKPGDMVEEVPPEDWTRLSAGAGTKGPRLYDWARMRLNRHLGLSRWLLFRRGLADGKVAFYVAHARRNASLESMVRAAGSRWAVEEDFESAKNEVGLADYEVRTWTAWHRHMTLCLVAHVFLAAARAVANQQLQEGLPPKALGLPRRRNPMRAFLARRGLH
- a CDS encoding IS5 family transposase (programmed frameshift) translates to MVRELVPDAFWQRVAPLLPPPRPKKKLGRPRADDRAALEAIVFVLRSGIPWEMLPRKQFGLSGMTAWRRLEEWTRAGVWEKLQARLLDELGLRGKVDFSRAAIDSSSVRASKRGPFTGPNSTDRAKAGSKHHLLVDAQGLPLTESVTAANVHDTHELFPLVDSVPAVRMPSGQRRFRPGKLHADKAYASRKNRSGLRLRSIAARIARPGVESKERLGRYRWVVERTLAWKNQLRRLRVRDERRDDVHFGFLVLGCCVMLLRRLCPHIC
- a CDS encoding MBOAT family O-acyltransferase, which encodes MIFNTFAYFFAFLIPSAVLFRLVGPKLRVWVCAVAGISFFIYFSLATPHGVWAASCVLIFIWEASFRRFYDLRSRMCLIGIGISVLMLGVFKYWNFFTGALFLPWDTHPLYWHSAFLPLGISFFTFEFIHYAADRYKGTVERGTLGEYLAFIFFFPTMVAGPIKRFQDFLPCLRSPSLDTARDWNRGVTRILVGLVKKFMLADLLTSVTDHLNRDDILAADRRMLPLWLLAYGWKIYFDFSAYSDIAIGSGRLFGIRIPENFDWPYFRTNITEFWRHWHISLYRWLVDYVFIPLGGSRGSAAFASRNVLIVMLVSGLWHGAGLNFLVWGLWHGTLLVIHREWRRRRPLPEGERKVFHQAVARLSTYLLVNIGWAFFAMDLPTAGVFFRRLVVG
- a CDS encoding NYN domain-containing protein; this translates as MTGPVGAGAAPVAAPDVRVRIFVDFWNFQLGINQAIGKKFHLDWKTFGPWITQRAAELTLEAGQQGRMRYEGLHVYLSYNPKKPEDTKLRHWATNVLDRFPGVQVTAMERKPKNPPDCPLCHASVAVCPHCSGSMAGTVEKGVDTAIVTDMIRLAWEKSYDVAVLVSSDRDFIPAVDFLDKKGLKVIHAGFPPKGVDLATSCWASFDLKKAKLPERP
- a CDS encoding transposase; its protein translation is MGSTVLRWFPPLRAAWAPVGKQAQVRITGENAKRTLWGAINPRTGRRIVMATQRGRQEDFMAFLHALRSSSPGRPLLLLLDRASCHTAQKSQRLATRLGVHLVLLPKQRSELNCMDHLWRPLKQRVSANRQYPTMQQHIDAAIQWVLGLSPQDALRKAGCLAEGFWLRDLLENFWRPT
- a CDS encoding helix-turn-helix domain-containing protein yields the protein MRPARSPAELGLTAHDRRKLERALRQARDARHFRRLLAIKLIAEGKSPGEAAHLAALSRPAVYCWLERYLAERTPSALVDAPRSGRPRKAPRLTSKRLRRVVGTSPEKSGWASHGWTVPLLCTHFQRQGLEVSPRTLRRRLHEAGLAWKRPRYMYATAASHLGQKKGALFAV